From the Mahella australiensis 50-1 BON genome, the window CCCCCACCTACCAGCCATATTTCGTTAATATCGGCTGGCATCACAGCTTCAAATGAATTGCCGAGAGGACACAAAATGTCGAGTTTAGATCCTCTTACTTGTTCAGCCAGCCATCGCGTACCCTTACCTTTTACCTGATAGGTGATATATATAATACCATTCTCAGCATCGATCTGGCATACGCTTATAGGCCGTCGTAGTAACGGGTCATAGCTTTGCCCGCATCGCACGTGCACAAACTGTCCTGCCTGTATGCTTTCGGCAGTATCGCCAAGCTGTATGCCCATATTATATATGCTTGGCGATATCAAATCATTGCTGTATACTATCCCTTTCATAACCCTACTTAGCTCCTGAAAGCAGAGCCTTTTCCACGTCTTTGAGGTTAATCGGCTCCAATTTCTGCCCCTGACGTTGTAAGCGCAGGCTATTGACCAATGCCCTTGCGGTATCCAAAGACGTGAGGCATGGGATGGATTGCTCTACTGCCAACCGCCGTATCTTAAATCCGTCCCTTTGAGGCTGCCTGCCTTTGGTAGGCGTGTTTATAACGAACTTCACCTTGCCTTCGAGCATTAGATCCATTATATTAGGGCTTCCTTCGTTAATTTTGTTAACGACGTTGGCGGCTACATAGTTGGCGTTAAGCACATGGGCGGTACCGGCTGTGGCCACTATATTATACCCCATATCTTGAAATGCCTGGGCTATCTCGATTAATTCATATTTATCGGCGTCAGCTACGGTCATCAGCACATAACCGCCGTCAGATACAGCATCTAATTTTATGCCGCTGGCCAATAGACCTTTATATAGGGCTTCTGAATACTCTTTTGCTATGCCCAGCACTTCGCCTGTGGATTTCATCTCCGGCCCCAAGCCTACCTCCACATCCGGCAGCTTATCGAATGAGAATACAGGCACTTTTACCGCTATATATTCGCCGGCTGGATGCAATCCCGTGCCATAGCCCATATCGCGAAGTTTCTCTCCCATAACGGCCCTAGTAGCGAGATTAACCATCGGTATACCAGTTACCTTGCTTATATACGGGACGGTACGGCTGGAACGTGGATTTACTTCTATTATATATACATCGTCGTTATATACGATAAACTGTATATTGACCAAACCTATGACATGCAATGCTTTAGCTAATTTATAAGTATAGTCCACTATAATATCCTGATGCTTCGCTGATATATTCTGCGCCGGATATACCGATATGCTGTCGCCCGAATGTACGCCTGCTCTTTCGACATGCTCCATAATACCGGGGATCAGTATGTCCTGCCCATCGCATATGGCATCGACCTCTAGCTCTTTGCCCATGAGGTATTTATCGACCAGTATAGGATGTTCCTGCTTTACGCGGTTGACTATGCCTATATATTCTTCTATGTCTTTATCGGAATGAGCTATCTCCATGCCCTGACCACCGAGTACATACGATGGCCTCACCAACACAGGATAGCCAAGTTTGTTGGCTGCATCCATAGCCTCTTGAACAGTGAATACCGTTGCTCCTGCCGGCCTTGGTATATTCAGTTCATTGAGGAGCTTATCGAACTCCTCTCTATCCTCAGCCATATCTATATATAGTGGTTGCGTCCCTATTATAGGCATGCCCATGTCAGCTACTGGTTTGGTCAGCTTTATGGCCGTTTGGCCGCCGAATTGAACCACTACGCCCAATGGTTGCTCTGCTTCGAGAACATTGGCCACATCTTCGGCAGTCAAAGGCTCAAAGTACAGCCTATCGGATGTATCAAAATCAGTGCTGACGGTTTCAGGGTTATTATTGATAATTATGGTACCGTAGCCGGCTTCTCTCAACGCCCATACACAATGCACCGAACAATAGTCGAATTCTATGCCTTGACCTATGCGTATAGGGCCGGAGCCTAACACGACTACTTTCGGCTTGTCGAATGGCCGCCAGTCATCGCCTTGATCATATGTCGAATAATAGTACGGACTGACCGCTTCAAATTCGGCGGCACATGTATCCACCATCTTGAATACGGCTTTTATGCCGTACTGTTTCCTTAATTGCCTTACCTCATTCTCTGACATACCCAACCATTTTGCTATGGCTGCATCTGCAAACCCCATTTTTTTTGCCTTGAGCAGCGTTTCTTTATCGAGGGTATCACAACTCAATGTTTTTATATGTTCCTCTAAAGCAACTATATTGTTGATTTTATTCAAGAAGAAAAAGTCGATTTTTGTTATATCGTGTATATATTCCATGCTGAAGCCCCTGCGCAAAGCCTCAGCCACAACGAACAACCGTTCATCGCTTATCTCCGCTACCCTGGATTTGATCTCCTCGTCGGACAAGTGGTGTATATGATCCACTTCCAGCGAATATATGCCCAGCTCCAAGGAGCGCACTGCTTTGAGGAGACTGGCTTCGAGGTTTGTGCTTATAGCCATAACCTCGCCCGTAGCTTTCATCCGCGTACCCAGCGTCTTTTCGGCGTACACGAACTTATCGAATGGCCACTTGGGTATTTTAGTGACCACATAATCCAGCGTAGGTTCGAAACATGCATAAGTTTTGCCGGTAACGCTGTTTATTATCTCATCCAGCGTATACCCTACAGCTATCTTAGTGGCAACGCGCGCTATGGGATATCCGGTGGCTTTGGATGCCAATGCACTAGAACGGCTTACCCTCGGATTCACCTCTATCACAAAGTAATCCATGCTGTTCGGATCCAATGCAAATTGGACATTGCAGCCTCCTTCTATTTCCAAAGCGTTTATTATATTTATAGAAGCTGACCGCAGCATCTGATATTCCTTATCCGACAGCGTCTGCGATGGGGCCACAACTATGCTATCCCCGGTATGGATGCCTACGGGATCTATATTTTCCATGTTACAGACGGTGATACAGTTTCCATTGCTGTCGCGCATAACCTCATATTCTATTTCCTTCCATCCTGCTATTGAAGGCTCCACTATCACCTGATGTACGCGGCTCAATCTTAATCCATCTGAGGCTATACGGCGCAGTTCGTATTCATCGCGGGCTATGCCGCCCCCTGTGCCTCCTAGCGTATATGCCGGCCGCACTATTACAGGGTATCCCACCTTCCGGGCAAAAGCCAGTGCCGTATCGAGATCGTTGGCTATAACGTTATCCACTATGGGTTCGCCTATCGCTTTCATGGTCTCCCTGAAAGCCTCACGGTCCTCGGCCTTCCTTATAGATTGTGCCGATGTGCCCAACAGTTTTATATTATATTTATCGAGTATGCCCTTTTCAGCCAGCTCCATTGCCAAGTTCAAACCGGTCTGACCTCCCAGAGTAGGCAACAGGCTGTCCGGATGCTCTCTTTGTATTATAGCTTCTATCATATCTACGGTTAATGGTTCAATATAAACATTGTCGGCCATGTTCGTATCGGTCATGATGGTGGCCGGATTGCTATTGACCAATACCGTTTCTATGCCCTCCGCCTTCAAGGCCTGGCATGCTTGGGTACCCGCGTAGTCAAATTCGGCGGCTTGACCTATAATTATCGGCCCCGAACCTATGACCATGACCTTTTTCACATCATCTCTTTTTGGCAATGTATTTATACTCCTCCTATCTCTTCATTATCATAGCGGTGGCTATGTCATTTCTCATATCTATGGCTTCGCAACGCGCAGCCTGATAAAATTCTTCGGGCTTGAAGGCTTTGCTCCATTTATCGCTTTTGTAAGCGCATATAATACTGCGCGAAGCGTTTACTATAGCGCCCAGGCCGTGTTCGTCGAAACCGTTTATTATATCCTCGGCAGATGCGCCTTGTGCGCCGTAGCCAGGCACCAAGAAATAAGTATGTTTCATATCCTGTCGCAGACGCAGCAACTGCTCCGGATAAGTAGCTCCTACCACTGCGCCTACAGCGCTGTAGCCAAACTGGCCTATAACATCCTGCCCCCATTCTTCCACAAGCTGCCCCACTAT encodes:
- the carB gene encoding carbamoyl-phosphate synthase large subunit, with product MPKRDDVKKVMVIGSGPIIIGQAAEFDYAGTQACQALKAEGIETVLVNSNPATIMTDTNMADNVYIEPLTVDMIEAIIQREHPDSLLPTLGGQTGLNLAMELAEKGILDKYNIKLLGTSAQSIRKAEDREAFRETMKAIGEPIVDNVIANDLDTALAFARKVGYPVIVRPAYTLGGTGGGIARDEYELRRIASDGLRLSRVHQVIVEPSIAGWKEIEYEVMRDSNGNCITVCNMENIDPVGIHTGDSIVVAPSQTLSDKEYQMLRSASINIINALEIEGGCNVQFALDPNSMDYFVIEVNPRVSRSSALASKATGYPIARVATKIAVGYTLDEIINSVTGKTYACFEPTLDYVVTKIPKWPFDKFVYAEKTLGTRMKATGEVMAISTNLEASLLKAVRSLELGIYSLEVDHIHHLSDEEIKSRVAEISDERLFVVAEALRRGFSMEYIHDITKIDFFFLNKINNIVALEEHIKTLSCDTLDKETLLKAKKMGFADAAIAKWLGMSENEVRQLRKQYGIKAVFKMVDTCAAEFEAVSPYYYSTYDQGDDWRPFDKPKVVVLGSGPIRIGQGIEFDYCSVHCVWALREAGYGTIIINNNPETVSTDFDTSDRLYFEPLTAEDVANVLEAEQPLGVVVQFGGQTAIKLTKPVADMGMPIIGTQPLYIDMAEDREEFDKLLNELNIPRPAGATVFTVQEAMDAANKLGYPVLVRPSYVLGGQGMEIAHSDKDIEEYIGIVNRVKQEHPILVDKYLMGKELEVDAICDGQDILIPGIMEHVERAGVHSGDSISVYPAQNISAKHQDIIVDYTYKLAKALHVIGLVNIQFIVYNDDVYIIEVNPRSSRTVPYISKVTGIPMVNLATRAVMGEKLRDMGYGTGLHPAGEYIAVKVPVFSFDKLPDVEVGLGPEMKSTGEVLGIAKEYSEALYKGLLASGIKLDAVSDGGYVLMTVADADKYELIEIAQAFQDMGYNIVATAGTAHVLNANYVAANVVNKINEGSPNIMDLMLEGKVKFVINTPTKGRQPQRDGFKIRRLAVEQSIPCLTSLDTARALVNSLRLQRQGQKLEPINLKDVEKALLSGAK